The segment GCCGCTGGTCAAGTTCCATGGTAACAATTGGTGTTCTCTTTCCCAATGAACAGCATTCTAaccaaatgtgtgggaaggaactgcagatgcaggtttaaagtgaagataaacacaacatgctgtagtaactcagtgggacatgcagcatctttggaaagaaggaatgggtgacattaagggtctcgacccaaaaccattccttctctccagagatgctgcatgtaccactgagttactcaagcattttgtgcattACAGCCAGATCACGTGTTGTAGCAGAACCACCGATACACAGAGAAACAAGACTTTTCCATTGAAGAATGCCTCCTGAGTAAATTACTACTGGATTTTACTGCTGACATGGAAAAGCACAATTCTGGGTATTTGCAGTGATGTTGCAGTAACCCAAGGTCACTGGCAATGACATGCCTGTTCAACACCATTAAAGCTGCTGAAATCACAAGAGTGTCTCCCAACACACTTATACAGCTATGCTGTACTTGTGCTCCTGCCCTGTGTCCTGGTTCAAGTATCAACATTTGAATACATGTGGGTCATGTTAGATAATTACTGGCATGGTGCAGTTCACAAACAAGCTTACAGTTGATAACAGCAACGCAAGAGGATAACATTTTTCACTCAACATGTATGCATTGCTGGTTTGTGCCCATTATACTGGTTACCCACAGGGGATTTGGTCTTTATTTGCCCTTGTGGTAGAAAGTTAAAAGGGAGAAGGGCACAATATCCCTAAACACCTATTAGCAAAGATGTGTGGACTGGACAGTTGTGAAACAGTCTCTTTCAAACTGAAAGGTCACATTTTAGGATAAGTATGTAATCTGGCATTGATTCTACAGCCCCTCCAGCCACATCAGCTCCTGCGCTGCACACTTCTCATCCATTAATTCCCTGTGCAATTTCaagctttaaaaatatttatatacacaAGAATCAAGGAAAACAAAAAGTGTTGGTTCAACACGAAACTGTCATTCTGAGCGGTCTAAATGTTACAAATGTCAGTAATTTTAGATATAAACTCTACAGCACCAGATTCTCTGGAAGGTTAGGCCAAAAAACAAAAGGACATGGAAAGGTTTAGCAATTGGAATTTAAATCTCCCAAAGTGTTGTTCCAATAGATACAAAAAAGTCTAAAAACAATCCAAATCCACAGACGATGATAGAGATTAGACAATTTAGCATGAATCCTGGAATTGCAGTAATTTTGCAAGCCTCTGTACACAATGTGGGCATGTTGTGTGGAGTAATATTTGCTCCTTAGACTGGTGCATCTTAAATTCAGGGACAACATGCTGTACCTTTCTaccaaatatgttttttttaaaagccaaaaATCTTTCACGTTGTGTTTGACACGTATCACAAGTGCAACCAAGTTTAGACATGCACATTTTATAcaattacagacaatgagacactTCTGAAAGAGCATGGGCCACCATTTTTATATAGATTTGTTTTCTgaacagttttattttaaaaatctgaaatattCTGGGAGTTTAACCCTGCCTCTAATCAAATTATATCAGTGGATGAGGAAAGATGCACGTACCACAAACGCTTTGTTCAGTCAATCATCAGGTGATGGAACAACACTACATTTCCCCCCTCCTACGATTTCCTCAATGTGTTGCACTGAGGATTCTGATCTAAAAGGTCACCAGTGCTTGATTCAAGTTGCCAGGTATCACATGAGAGTCTCAGTTGCCCACTTGGCTAGAAGATGCTCCACAGCCCTGGTTTCCACTTCCCAGCTAGGAATCGCCAGATCGCAGGAGATCCGTCTCTCTGCGATGTGGACCAGGAGCTCCCCCTAGTGCTGCCTCTACCAACAACAGTGCAGCAACAAGCCACAAAGAATCCAAGTTTCAACTCAACTGCTTAAACCAGTCATAAAAGCAATCTAATAACGGTCCCCATTAGTTGCTTATCCGCAAGCTATTAATTCACAACAGCTCCATGCCACCATCTTCTCCAATTAGTATCAATTAGGCCAATTAAATGTCAAAATCTCAGGAAATTGATAGTGCCTCTTATTTTGCTCTCTCAACTCCTTTGTGGGTGTTCATTTATTTTTGCAATAAAATCCACCTGTCTCCATCCCTTTTCCTACTGGGTGAGTTTGCAACTTGCTGTAAAAGCACAGCTGCTTCCAAGTACAAGATGGGAGCTTTGGTGAATCTTAAAGCCACCTCCCTCTGCTTCATGTGAAAGCTGATAACTCTAGTAGATTAAAAGAAAATAGAACAAAACCACTTCCCAAGAACAAGCTTGTTGACATTTTGGAACTTTGCACAAAGTTCAAAGCTCAGAATCTTGAGACCATATCATAAAACGCTAATAACATTTGATTTCTTCACAATTATTAATATCCAGCCTGATAGATTTAAAGCACAGTGCCAATATCTAGATTAGATTTTCTTTAAAAATGATTCTTGGATTTTAAAATGGGAGGGGAGGTGATCTCATACTGCTCGATTCCTCGGTCATTAAACAGTTTTCAAAGGCTGCAAGCTTTGTCTTGCTCATCCTGCAAGCCACGATCCTCAGTCTGCTTACTGATCCCAtcgcccttccacccccccccccccccccccccccccccccccccccccccccccctcgtcctctCTCTAGCCCCATGCCTCAATCATGGAAGCAACTTCCCAATCTTGTAAGGTTCTGTAAATCAAACAAAGAGCTGTGCCTTAACCAACTGTTTGACATATCATAATACTGCAACAGTACCTTGCCAAAAGCTTCTGATTTGGGCAGtcatatttttgaaaaaaaaatctatttaaccAAGTATAGAACTGGtttgatattttaattttttttccaaatgacaAAAGTAAAAGTACATTTGAAGCAACTGGCATATAGTATACAATCAAAAAGGGAAATTTCAACGGTCGCCtataaattaaatcaaaatggTCAGGAAAAAAGTGTTTGTATCATATAAAGACAATGTCTCGcgccaaaaaaaaatctcaaaactAAATCACCTTCTAAAATGTACCCTTCAGAAAGGCCTGGAGCAAACATGATAATAAAGTCGTGAGGCTTGCGATTATTGTCCAATGTTTACATGTAAAGAGGTGGGAGGAGATAATCCTGGAGTGCCAAGAAGCACGGTCTCTAACTGGCAAAAGCTTTCGTAGATTCCTCCTTGCCTTTGTACTTCCTTTTCCCATGTGTGAATGGTAGATACCGGTACTTGACCATGTGCTGTTTGAAAGGACAGAAAAGCAATCAGAACAAGAGTGCATCTGAGAACTATTTCCCATGTCGATCCCCTCCCACTCCAGGGAGTATGATCGCATTTTTCAAATGTCATTCAAAAAATTCCTCCGAAGATAATCCAGGGTAGCAACTGCTGGTTAATGTTGTGGTCTTCATAGAGGTATGTCAATAGCAAGGTAATGCAGTTGCTGGGAATCAGCTTTGAAGAAACATCGGACTTGAACCAttatgtttctcttcccacaaatgCTGGCTCGTCTTCTAAAATCCCAGCACCCATCATGTCTATGCCCCAGTCAGCACTGACAAGATAACCATCATGTCTATGCACTTTCTCCAGTCATGCTGTCACAGAACACTGATAACTTTCCACCCTGACTGGTTTTTTTGCTGATTACTATTTGATTTCAGCAACTACAGGGGAAAGCCAAATGCATTGAAATATTTGAGCGCCAGAGGGATGTTTTATTGGTGAAAAAACTAGCACTTTTCGAGCCAAAAGGGCTATGACCACAGAAAAGTAAGGTTAAAATAAAAGTCGAGTGATGGCCCCACTGCCAGTTCTGCTCACAGCCTCTATGTACAGTTGCTGGATCTGTGCTAATGTTGTGCCCTGCAAAAACAGAGCGGCTTTTGATATGGGAGCAAACATAAATATTAGCCTTACAGTCATTGATTTAAAATTAACAGGTTTGCCTCTTCATGGTGATGCAGAAGAGCATAATGAAGTACATGACCAGAATCGGCCAGAAAACGGGCACATTGAAGGCATCAAAGAAGGTGCAAACCATGGCTACTATTATTCCTTTTGTAGCAGAGTGCCtgaaaacaaataaattaaaaaaaaatcatcaggaTTTGTTTGACAATTTTGACCTTATTTCAGGAAGTGGGATAGCAGTCTTTTGCTCACAATGTCAAAGAGACCTGGTAAAAACTAGTCAAAAGGCATAAAGTGAGTAATGTCTGCCACTGAGTGTTATTGTCAAACCCAAACTGTTGAGCTGATCCTTGATCAGTAAATACATTTGACTGTTCTGTTGATGATCATCACTTTGCAAACAATTGCAGATAGAATAATAAGTCATAATCGAATGCAGCAATCCTGCCCTGCCTTCTGAACAGGGACCTAGCGACTATCCATAATGATGGGTAGATGCCAATGTTGGAACTACATAGAAACACCAGGGCTTGAGGCAGTTAGTTATGGGACAATAATCTGTAATTTTGTGACCAAGCTGTGCCTGGTTCCACAGGTTTATCTGTTTCCAATGCTCTCACTCCACGTAACAACAAGCAGCCAAATGCATCTGGCTGCAGGCCAGCTCCTGACGATGGTGTCTCTGGGAGGAAGCTGACGTGGTTTATCATTCATGAACAGCCCTGACAGGACTATGGAACTCTAGTCTGATCGGTTATCACTTAGCTCTGCCTATAGcatacttgtttttttttctgtttagcACACGTTGCAGCTTCAACAACTTGACAGGTGCTGCCCGCCAGGTCTGATCcccagtaaaacacaaagtgctgcagtaactcagtttgaagaagggtcctcacccgaaacgttgcctatccgttCCCTCCGTGGATGCTCCCTgaaccactgagatactccaatgctttgtgttttgctcaagattctagcatctgtagttttttgcgTCTCCGGGACTGATCCCTAGTTTGATTGCAATGGTTGAGTGAGGGATAGGCTGGGACATGCAGATTGTGATGGAATGCACTTCTGTTGCTGTTGATGGTACATTGTGTCTCACAAATGGCCCAGTTTACACCTGCCACATACGTTCCATGTAGAATAGGAGCCACACAGTGTTTGGAGCCTCTTCCAGGTGTGAGGGCAAGACTTTATATCCATAAGATATGTTCAACAGTCACTCCTGTGAATTTTATCTTGGAACGATGCATCTAACAAAGTTATACTGAATGGAATGAGATCCACTGAATTAATGCAGGTCCATTTAGTGTCTGCGCAGAACCAATCTTGCAGATATATCATGAAGGAATTGGGAAGCTCAGTCAGCAGTACTGCCACAAAACCACACGATGAAGGACAAAGGAGCCTTCCCCAGACTACCCTTGCTGCAATCACTGCTTCATCCTAGTATCATAGAATATGGAGGAGCACACATCATGACCTGACACCATAAGACTTCATGTGTTTGAGTCAATCTTGAAGACTTGAGCTACACTTCAAAGGCCTGTGCACCACCGTACCTCACATACTGGTGgctctgccttatgcccctgtcccacttaggaaacctgaacggaaacctctggagactttgcgccccacccaaggtttccgtgcggttcccagaggttgcaggtgtttgccggaggttgcaggtcgggagactgacaaaaacctccgggaacctccaggaaccgcacggaaatccttgggtggggcgcaaattctccagaggtttccgttcaggtttcctaagtgggacaggggcattattaatgAAACAGGATTGTGATGTAGGACTACGTCTCACTGACTCATGGTCCAcaacctagaacagtacagcacaggaacgggccctttggcccacaatatctgtgctgaacatgacaccaagaccaccatttatctgcctgcacatgatctatatctctccattccctacatatctatatgcctatccaaaaatattTTAGATGGCACcatcattccaggcactcaccaccctccgagTAAAAGGaaactttccctgcacatctcctttaaactttgccgcaTCTCCATAAAAATATGCACTCTCTTGGATTTTCATCTtggataaaaggttctgactgacaAGTTGGTAAGGCATTACCTGCAGAGCCATACTGCCTGTTTTAACATTATCTTCCAATGCGAATAAATCCTATCCTGAGGAATCCTTCCTTTGGCTTCCCTACCATTGACATGAGGCTCATTGGCCATTAATTCCCTGGAGTCTCTCTAATTCCCTTCTTCACATCACCATACTTACCTGGTCAGATCTATATGTGACTGTAGATCTACCTTGACTACCTGATAGAAATAATTCAGTCATAGGATAGAACTCAATGGACCAACCAACTTGTCTGTTGGAGAACACTGCCACTTTTAGCAGGAGTTGTTGGAAGTTTGTGAGGAGAAATTCTGCAACATTGACTGAGATTGAAGCAACTTTGCAGTCAGACATTAGTAGCCAGGTCAATGTTGGTTGGTCCATTGAGTAgcacagcacctcccttgtcagcaggtttgataatcaagtcggggttgctgcagagtgaacgAAGGCCTGTATGTTCAGGGGAGGAGAGGTTAAAGTAAGTAAGGGTAGTGGAAAAGTTGCTGCAGTTGGAAATTAAAAGGTCTAAAGAAGGTCATCCGGGGGAGTCCAAAGGGAGAGGGTCCGCGTGAGGCGGGAGAAGGggccatcactgggtggtgaggactccttcccatagaaaaaggcacggaggcGGAGGCAACATCTGGTGGACCCAGAATTCGTTGAGGTGGGCGCAGAGGCGAACAAagatgaggcctctgctgagcagTACTTGGACGTGTATCTAAAGGGCCAAGCAGATGCCACGCAGGTCAGTAATGTGCTTGAAAAGCAAATGGATACCATTAATCAATGCTTAGTACAAAAGAACCTGGAGGTTACGCCATAACTCCATTTAGGCGACAACTTACAGTTCTAATCACCACATgtaggagagggtgcagaggagacctgtgaagatgttgcctggactataAAATGATAAGAGATCTGGTAAGATAAGGGCAGCAAGCACAAAAGGGAGAGGCATCAACATATGCTTCCTTCCCAGtcacaaattattttaatttggagAGATATCGTCATTCCTTCATCATCTGAATAGTGTAAATTCCCACCCATCACCGTAAATTTTATCCAATGACCAATCCAACTGCAGATAATTATGTGAATCTGTTGATAACATTTCTTCCCTGTCCGGTGATCAAAATGCTTTTCCTGAACTACGAATATGTCCCGGTACTTCTCCCTGCCTTGCCACTGTCATCTCTTTGAGGTAGTTTAATCATGAGCATCAGTGAGCTTAAATCACGATGCAGACAAGGAGAGTTTTGTTGCCAGACCCTCTGTAGTCAGTTGAAATATAGTCAGTCCTCCATCCTTCTGTGCCTCTTTCTCTCACTTGCTTAGTGGTTGAGGCGATAATCCAGATGACAGACAGCATTAAGCATGGATCAGCAAAAAATAATTGGATTTGGCACTGCCATCAGTGCAGAGGAACAATTATTTGTGGCTCCAAATCACTTACCAGAACTTGAATTCTGGTAGCCTTCTTATAAATGGTCTAAACTCTTCATTCTGCTTTGTCGGTAGTGCAGGTCCATCatctggagaggggagagaaagaacaGGAACTAGTGACTGATGAGGCCAGATAAAACTGTTAGACATATTATTTTAGCAGTACATTTTTAAAACGGATTAAATTACAACGATgaccgtttccctctccccatcttcacttttttttaatacttcAAACTAATATTTTTCATGACAACTTGTATACTGAAAAAAAGGCTATAAAGTGAATATTCAGACCAATATATCCATGCCAGTAATATACAGGGTCATCCATCTCACAAATTTCACACAAGCATTGGCCTTCTGGAAATCGATGACCGACACATTCAATCTTATTCGCACAAATCCACCAACATCTCATTACCTGAATCTTCCATTAGCGAAGGGTCAACTTTTGGAGACAGGAAAGCAATGAAGAGATTCAGATGGTAAATCCCCAAAGCATATGTCACAATGTACCATCCCTGAATAAGAAAAAACATCACATATTAGCAACCCAAGACATTTAAGGTTTCTTCCGCAGAGGTCACTGAATGCTATGAAGAGGGACAAGAAATAGTCAGTTAATGGAATGCTGGGTCTTTAACTGAACCATAAAACAAATACTTTATAtatttgtgtttaagagggaactgcagatgctggagaatcgaaggttacacaaaaaagctggagaaacgcagcgggtgcagcagcatctatggagcgaaggaaataggcaacgtttcgggccgaaacccttcttcagactttgggaaGGATACACTGTAGTTAGGTTAAGGAGAGATTACACAAATTGTATTGCCCATAATTCAGAAAATTCAAATGGTGAATTAAACAAGGTTTGAGATTGTAAAGAGAACAAACTCAGTTTATGCTGCTCAATGTCTACAAAAAGGGGAAAATGCCTCTAAATTACAATCACAGCCTTCAGGGTTTGTGCTCAGCCAATCATCACTTATACTAATTTTAAATTTATGATTGATAAACTTAAATACAGATATTCAGGTTATGGGACAAAAGCAGCTAAAGGAAGTAGGTCATGCAAGTGCCAATGGCCTAAGTGATAAACAGGATAAAGAAGGTTAATAGCCTTCTCCTGCTCTGATACTGATACAGATATTGCAGTAACTCACAGCGTACTCTCCATTGTTGACACTTTCCGTGACAATCAGATCCAACACATTGTTGAAGAAGATTGTAAAAAAAATTCAGATACAGAGGTTTCACTCTTCAACGGTGTCCATAGGCTGTTGCTACaggtgggtggtgggtgaattTGACCATGATACTGCAGGTAACCTAATTGTCTCCAGGCATCCATAGATTTGTTCATGAAATGTGATCATTAGGAAGGGTGCAAAAGGCAGATTTTTGAGGACTCCGTATAGAGACGGAAGAAGCAAACAGAATGCTTGTCAGCCATGTAATTAGATCCAAAAATTAGCTTTAATGCAAATACATTAGTCACAACTTTGTTTAATATTAACCACACATTGGTACACATGGTTTATATTAAACCTCAAAAGTAATTGGTTGGTTTGAATGGGTTTCCAAGCACTGCTTGCAAATGATGTTCCTCCAGTGTAGGTATATCAAGCTATGGAAACTTATTCCATCAAGCTAGCATAAAGgactctatccaacacactaccCCAGTGCATCCCATCTTGACACTTTCCTCAGTTAAAGTGGGAGAGGGTTTGCCTCTGTTTCTAGTAAATAACAATGTTATAACCTGTACTACAATGGTACAATCATTGCACTATCACAGAATTCAAAATATTAAAGGAACTCACCTGCAAGATATAAACTCTAATCATGTAGATTGCACCACAGACAAACGTTGCAATCCATCGTACAATGCCATATGGTGTAGACCTGTCTAAAAGGGACTGGTAGacctaaaaataaaatattttaaatataagtGGAGATACagcaaacttcagatgctggaatcttgagcaaaaaaagtcctggagtaacacagcaggttaggcagcatctgtggaggaaatatacAGACCACATTTCGGGccggacccttctttaaactgtctgtccatttctgccacagatgctacctggcccactgagttaatccccCACTTTGTTATTTAGGATTTCAGTATTATTTGTAAGTGGATTTTCCCTGTAACAGGTTGTTGCACTCAAATTAAtgcacttgtgtttaagaaggaactgcagatgctggaaaatcgaaggtacacaaaaatgctggagaaaatcagcgggtgcagcacttCTTCTGGGTGTAACAGTCAGATCAGGAAGGTCTCAACCAGGAACCTGGTGTGTTTGAACAGATTGCTGAATGAGCAGGAGCGGACACAGTTGAAAGGTACCTATTCTGAACAATGGAAGTGCTGCCGCGAGctgctttttgtatgtgacgCAAGGACTGGGGTGTTTCTCCCCTCCACTCACATGATTGCTGCCGGGTTGCAGGACAGCTTAGATACTGCATCTTACTCTCAATTAACGATCAAATTATAAATTTCCCAAAATGAATAACAAGTAGCCAcaaaaaaaacagacacaaaacttAAATGTAGAAGATTGGATGACCTCTGATAAATCCAGTTGGTGGAGAAAGAAAAAGCACACAATGTTCTTACCTGTCCGATCTGTGTGAAGAAACGGCCGACAGCTGATGGCTTCCCATGAATAGCATCCCCACTGCTGTCCCCTTCTGACATACTGATTTTGGAAGAAAAACAAGAGATGTTTAGAGAGTGATCACTGTCTCATGAACAGATTAGACAGTGTTATCCTTAACCCCTCGTGAATGTCTGCACTTTCCTCTGGTTACCCTTCCTTCCCTACCACTACCCATAATGGAATTGACTAGAGTGAGAAACTTCTTCTCCAAAATCACTCATGTTACTTCCAATTCTCCATGTTCAAATACCTTCTTCAAACCTTCACACCTACTATATTATcagtttcattctgaagaagagtttcagcccgaaacgttgcatatttccttcgctccatagatgctgccgcacctgctgagtttctccagcaattttgtctacctttcattcCCTTCCACTCTACTGATACGTCAGCTTCAGTCTGTGCTTTTGCAATATATGGCTCACAGAGGCTAAATAAAAACAGGTGATTATTGTCTTATCATCCCAAACAAACGCTCCACTCCACCTCTTGCCCAAATCTGACCTGCGACATTAACTCCCCTTTTCTTTCCATGGATACTGCCTAACCTGCATCCATgagttcaaatttccagcatcagcagataTTTTAATTTCCAAAGTGCCGCAGTTCTCTTAGATGTAAAAAATACAGTTGTGCAATGGTTTGTGCTTATTTGTGCTTGGGAATTCTCACAAATCTGTAAGAGTTTTTTTGTGGAGatcaccaagaggattgatgagggcaggccaatggatgttgtctatataaaGCAAGACCTATATTTGACAAGATCCTGAATGCTTGgctagtctggaaggttagatcgtatgggatccagggagagctaattAATTGGATACATTCTAGCCTCATAGTGcccgaaacccgggttcgatctgtacCTCATTTGgacagggtacatggataggaaaggttgagagggaatttGGGCTAAATACAGGGAAAGAGGGATAGTTTCGACAGGCATCTTGGTTATCATGCATAAGTTGGGCTATATTATGCTTTCTCAAGATAGTCACTGACACGGGGGCTAAAGGGGTTAAGTTGCGATATTGTGCATTCCCAATAATATAAAAAAGATTAGGTATCATGTAAATGAGGAGTTTAAGAAGATTAACGGGTTTCATAGGGTAGGCGGAGGTTCATTATTTGCTGACCATTCAGGGAGATACCACGAAGCATCAGTCTGCACAAAGAGAAATGATCATGAAAAAACAAACTAATGTTTAAATGTATGGTAGGAAATGAAACCAATAATCATATATCCAATACACATTGAACTCTATTTCTAAAACTCTCTTCCCTTTATTGATCCCTTCAATATTCATCCCTTTCAGTTTGATGCCACTGTTACAGAGCTGTAGTTTCACCTGCACCAATTACTTCCAGCAAACTCCTTTGCCTCTGAACAACCAATCTTCACGTATAAATCTGAACAGTGAACtgtgttctgttatttgcactgtgGAGCATTACAGTCACGGCAAATCAAACTCTCAGTGAGCAAACCCACGTTTAGAGCACGTGTTTCGCACCTGAATGGccttattgcactatatttgattATTtaatgagtatgtgtgtatgtgtatatatacacactgaactttatttctcccgttatgtactatgtttacatgttctgttgtgctgcagcaagcaagaatttcattgtcctatctgggacatatgacaataaaacactcttgacacttggtCATCTTGAGCACAATTCCTGACCTATTTTCTCCACATATATTCAAGAGGACATGAAGACCAATACTAAAATCAGCAGGAACTGAACCTGGGTTTCTTCAAAAATAATTTAAGGCAACGTAAAATTCTTTCAATTGCAAATCACAGTAAACACTATAATCCAAATCTTGGCCACCTGTATACCCTGTTCAAGTAGCACCAACAGACACAACAAAAGTAAGGAATGTTGAATGTGTGTAACTGACTGTCATCAATTGAACTCAGATGCATTCCCGTCCCAGAACAGTTTCAAAATCATGGAGTAAGAAAAGTTTCACTAAAATAATAACAGGAAAATATTACAAATTTGGTAAGACATCCCAACAAAGCTGAACTTTCATCATTGAAATTAATGAATGTTCCAAACAGAGCATCAAAATCAGAGTTTTCAATAGTGCAAATGATTTTAAGTTGTGAGAATTTTCAGTTGACTGCATCATTACTATAATAAAGAGGACAATTCTTAATTAATTCCTGCTTTCACCTGGACCAAGACACATTATACCATGAAGGCTTAGAGCCATAGGGAGACTGGGATATTGGTTAAAAACCTAGCTAACTGCCTAAAAAGGAAGACTATAAAAAGCGAATTCCACTTTCCTGGCAGCCTGCACTGAATACACCACAGTCTGCAGTCAACTCAAAGGGCTCCTTCATGCTATCGTTTCTGAGACTTTCTTTTCTAAATGCTATTCAAGTGAAATGGATCTAGTTCATAACATCAATAAGTGTTATCATTTTAATACATAACCCATTATTAGACAGGAGCCAATATATCAGAGTTAATATAGTTGTACAGGTGCaccaccttttatccgaaagccttgggaccagacacttcttggATTTCGGAATGTTTCGGATtttcgaatggaagatttttagcgtagattaggtaggtagcgcgggcggcttgaaaagtctggagcggctgcctcctccctggagaccgaggaatcattgtaaatcattgcttaaatgttagtcagttagtttggagggattttatgtggtggggggggggggggggggaaaaaaactttaattcttagtcccctacctggtcatagaggcgggaagcgggcaatgccttaccgggtcgccgcgcAGTAAGCTCCATAGCGCTGCGTCCGGCCGCAggcagcgccggttg is part of the Leucoraja erinacea ecotype New England chromosome 30, Leri_hhj_1, whole genome shotgun sequence genome and harbors:
- the rer1 gene encoding LOW QUALITY PROTEIN: protein RER1 (The sequence of the model RefSeq protein was modified relative to this genomic sequence to represent the inferred CDS: substituted 2 bases at 2 genomic stop codons); amino-acid sequence: MSEGDSSGDAIHGKPSAVGRFFTQIGQVYQSLLDRSTPYGIVRWIATFVCGAIYMIRVYILQGWYIVTYALGIYHLNLFIAFLSPKVDPSLMEDSDDGPALPTKQNEEFRPFIRRLPEFKFWHSATKGIIVAMVCTFFDAFNVPVFWPILVMYFIMLFCITMKRQTCXFXIKHMVKYRYLPFTHGKRKYKGKEESTKAFAS